The Streptomyces sp. NBC_01237 genomic interval CTCCCTGATCCCCCGCGGGTCAGAACAGTCGACGACGCGCACCCCTTGCTCTTCAAGGTGGCCGTGCACACGATGGCGCCACGGGTACGCATAGCCCTTGCGCAGTACGGTCATGGCCTCAAGGGGAGCTCCCGGCTCGGCGAGAGAGCGAGAGAATCGACGAGATGGACCAGATCGGTCAGCAAGTGCCCGGTGAGCAGCACCGCGAAGCCCGCGAGGGGCCGGCCGCCACGCAGTTGTCCGATGGTGGAACTCATGAGTGGCTGTTCACTGGCGATCCGTTCCGCCTCCGGTTCCGGAGAGCGGCTGACGGTGCCGGATTGTCGCCCAATGGTCCAGGGAAGGCGCTGCCAGCGCTGTTCGGTGGCCCGACAACCGCAGGTTGAGGTGTAGGAGAGGCGTCGCGCCGGAATCGCGGCGGGTGGTCACCGTGTTGAATTCTCGATCTATTCGGCGTTCAATTCCCTTAGTTGTACGCGGAGACAGCCGTCTTCATCAGGCGCCCACAGGGTTCTCTTATATGACTGTATTGAATTGCATGTTCCTTATCCAAGCGTCACCGCAGAGGCCCCTTCGACAACATGGGAATGGTTTCGCGATTTCGGTGTATCCGTCCACATGCCTGGCATCGGCCGGGGAACCGACCGAGCCGGGGACAACTGATTCCTGCACGTCTGCGCCCTGGGTTTCCCGGGCGGCCCTCAGGCATTCAGCACCGTTGCCCGGCTCACCGCCCCGGCAGCGGACCGTCCTCGTGAAGGCCTGCTCGTCCTTCACCACACGTCAGCGCGAGATGAGAACCAGCTCATGGACCTGAACACGGTTCTCGAGGTGCGCGACGCGCGCCGTCATGGACCCTGGCGCCCGGGCGACGCCTGGCTCGGCGGCGGAACGTACCTCTTCTCGGAGCCACAGCCACAACTGCGTCGGCTGGTGGATCTGAGCCGTATGGGCTGGGAGCCTGTCCAATTGCTGTCCGATGGCTCGGTGGAGATCGCGGCCACATGCACGATCACACAACTGTCCCGCTTCGGCCGGACACTCGACGCGGAAGCCGCCCCTCTCTTCGAGCAGTGCTGCCGGGCGTTCCTGGCCTCGTTCAAGATCTGGAACAGGGCGACCGTCGGCGGGAACCTGTGCACGGCTCTGCCCGCGGGGCCCATGATCTCGCTGACCACCGCGCTCGACGGCGCGTGTCTGCTCCAGGCGCAGAAGGGCACCCTGCGCAGCGTGCAGGTCGTCGACTTCATCACCGGCGCGGGCCAAAAGGATCTCGGTGAGGGCGAACTGCTCCGTGCGGTGACGCTCCCCGCGCGAGCGCTGAGGTCGCGTACGGCGTTCCGGCAAGCGTCGCTCCACGGGCTCGGACGCTCCGGCGCCCTTGTCATCGGGGCGCGGGAGCCTGGGGAGGACGCGCTGTCCCTCACCATCACGGCCGCGACCCGACGCCCCTTCCGCCTCAGCTTCGAACTGCCCTGCGGTGAAGCTGAGCTGCGTGCGGCGATCACGGCGGCCGTAGGGGCATCCGACTGGCTCGACGACATCCACGGACTCCCTGAGTGGCGGCGGCACATGGTCCTGCGGCTCGCCGGGCAGGTCTGTCACGAACTCACCCGAGGGGGTGTGCGATGAGCTTCAGCATCCATGTGAACGACCAGTGCTTCGACTCCGCGCCCCGTCCCGGCCAGTGCTTGCGGACGTATCTGCGCGAATGCGGCTGGTTCGGGGTGAAGACGGGCTGTGATGCCGGGGACTGCGGAGCCTGCACGGTCCATGTGGATGGCGAGCCGGTGCACAGCTGCCTGTACCCGGCAGTACGCGCCGAAGGCCGCAGCGTGACTACCGTTGAGGGCCTGGCGGCTCCCGAGGGGGAACTCCACTCGGTACAGAAGAAGTTCCTCGATGCTCAGGGCTTCCAGTGCGGCTTCTGCACCGCCGGATTCCTGATGACGACGGCCTCGCTGGAGGCCGAGCAGGGCAGCGAGCATGACGACGGCAAGCTGGACGACCTGCCGCGCGCCTTCAAGGGCAACCTCTGCCGCTGCACCGGATACCGCGCCATCGAGGACGCCGTGCGGGGCGTACGGCACACCGAACCCGCGCGTGCGGGTTCGGCCGTGGGCAAGAGTCCGGGTGCGTCTGCGGGCCCGCAGGTGGTAACCGGCACCGCCCGCTACACCTTCGACGTCGAGGTGCCCGGCCTGCTCCATATGAAGTTGCTGCGCTCCCCGCACCCGCACGCCCGGATCGTGTCCATCGATACCTCCGAGGCACTTCGGGTGCCGGGCGTGCGAGCCGTCCTGACATACGAGGACGCGCCCACGACGCTGTACTCGTCGGCCCGGCACGAACATCCCAGCGTGGATCCCGACGACACGCGCGTCCTCGACGACACTGTTCGCTTCGTCGGCCAGCGCGTCGCCGCCGTCGTCGCCGACAGCGAGCAGGACGCCGAGGAGGGCTGCCGCCGCGTCATGGTGTCGTACGGCCAACTCCCCTACGTCATCGACGCGGAGGAGGCGATGGCACCTGGCGCCCCCGCCCTGCACGCCGGCAAGGGCCCGGAGACGCGAATCGCCTGCGCCGAGAGCAACGTGGCCGCTGAGGTACACGGTGAAATCGGCTGCGTCGACGACGGTTTCACCGAAGCCGCCGTCGTGCACGAAGGAACCTTCCGCACGCAGCGCGTGCAACACGCAAGTCTGGAGACGCTCGGCTGCGTCGCGTACTTCGAGCCGAAAGAGGACGGTACCGGTGAGCGCCTGACGATCCGCTCCTCCACGCAGACCCCCTTCCTGACGCGCCGCGCGATCTGCGCCCTGTACGGGCTCGGCGAGGACGAGGTCCGAGTCGTCGCGGGGATCGTGGGAGGCAGCTTCGGTGGCAAACAGGAAATGCTCACCGAGGACATCGTCACGCTGGCCGCGCTGAAACTGCGCCGGCCGGTGAAGCTGGAGTACACCCGCGCCGAGCAGTTCCACGGGGCGACAACCCGCCACCCGTTCACCATCGACATCAAGATCGGTGCCCACTGGGATGGCACGTTGACCGCAATCCAGCTGCGGGTGGTCTCCAACACCGGCGCCTACGGCAACCACGGGCCTGCCGTGTTGTGCACCAGCGTCGGCGAGTCGTTGGCCATGTACCGCGCACCGCACAAGAAGGTCGATGCGTTCTCGGTGTACACCAACGTCGTCCCGGCGGGCGCATTTCGGGGGTACGGGCTCGGCCAAGTGACATTCGCCCTCGAGTCGGCGATGGACGAACTGGCCCGGCGTCTCGACATGGACCCGCTGACCCTGCGGGAAAGGAACGTCATCAGGCCCGACGAGCACATGCTGAGCCCGATCGGTGAAGAGGAAGAGGACCTGAGCATCGCTTCCTACGGCCTCGACCAGTGCCTGGCCGCGATCCGCAGGGCCAGCGCCGAGGACCACAGCGCCGGCAACGCACCGGATGGATGGCTGACCGGCCAGGGCGCTGCCCTGACCATGGTCGCCACCGGCCCACCGGGCGGCCACTACGCCGACGCCGCCATCAGCCTGCTCCCTGACGGAACGTACGACCTCGCCGTCGGCACGGCCGAATTCGGCAACGGCACCGTCACCGTCCACAGGCAGATCGCAGCCGACGCGCTCCGCACCACCATGAACCGGATCACCGTCCGACACTCCGACACCGACATCGTCCGCCACGACACCGGCGCGTTCGGTTCAACAGGCACCTTCGTGGCCGGCAGAGCAGTGCTGCTCGCAGCGGAAGGGCTCGCCGAACGTTTGCAGAGCTTCGCGGCCCGGTACACGGGCGTGGCCGAGCACATGTGCGTACTCGGCTCCGAGACCGTCGACTGCGCGGGCCGGACTCTCACACTGGAAGAGCTCCACGAAGCAGCCCACAGCGCCTGCGCGCCGGAGGCTACCGCCGCGCACGGACACTGGAGCGGCAGCCCTCGCTCGGTGGCCTTCAACGCCCACTGGTTCCGGATCGCCGTCGACCCGGACACCGGCGAGATGAGGATCCTGCGCAGCGTCCACGCCGCCGACGCCGGCAAGGTGATGAATCCCGTCCAGTGCCGCGGCCAGGTCGAGGGCGGAGTCGCCCAGGCACTGGGTGCCACGCTCTTCGAAAGCGTACGGCTCGACGAACGCGGTGAGGTGACCACAGAAGGCTTCCGGAGCTACCGTCTGCCCCAGTTCGCCGACGTGCCGCGCACTGAGGTCCATTTCTCGGAGACCAACGATGTGATCGGCCCACTCGGTGCCAAGTCGATGAGCGAGAGCCCATTCATCCCGGTGGCCCCCGCCTTCGCCAACGCCCTGCGCGACGCCACCGGCATCCGATTCACCGAACTGCCGCTGACCCGCGACCGCGTCTGGCTGGCCATCGACCAGTGGGCCCGCGCTCGGAGCTCACCGTCCGAAACACACGGGGCGTAGGCAGTGTAGTGTCCCAGGGTTTCCGGACAGCCACTGACACACTCCCTGCGCGAGTAGTAGGCAAGTCCTGCGGGTGCGTGGGGTTGACGGGTCAGCGTTTGCGTTTGCGTTTGCGGGTGAGGCTGGCTCTTGCAGTGTTACGGACTCGTCGAAGTGTGCCCCGCAGTTCCGGCGGTGCCGGGCGCCGGTTGGTCAGGAACGGTATCCCCAGTTCACCCAGAGCGCCGTGGGGCCGCACGGGGGGCAACGCTCAACGTCCCTGATGTCATGAAGGGGCTCCCTGCCACCTGGGACGTGGTTTGGATTCCTTGCTGATCCGTGAGCGTGCTCGAAGGAGCGGCCCGAGGAACCCTGCCTTCGGCTTTCGCCGCCGCAGCCCGAACTCCCGGGCCGCCCCGCCTTTCCCGGATTGCTGAGACCTCGTTCCCACCGCTGCGGTCACGGAGCCGACCACGGCGGAACGCCTCCCCCCTCGGCCTCCGGCGCCGGCTTGCCCATGAGACCGAAGCCGGAGCCATGTCCCGACACGTGACGAACACGCCCGGGACCGCAGACCCGGGCGCCTCGGCTGTCGTGGCCGACGGTCAGGCAAGGCGCAGCCGCACCCATGCCGACAGCCGGTCGACAGCGACGATCAGGACCAGCACCACCATGATGTGGGTCAGCATCTCGTCGAACTGGAACAGCTTGATCGACTGGTTGATCAGGAAGCCGATCCCGCCCGCGCCGACGAGGCCGAGTACCAGGGACGCACGTACATTGACGTCGAGCCGGTACAGCAGCAGTCCGATCAGCTGGGGCATCACGGTGGGCAGCAGGGCGTGCGCCGCTATCTGGATCCGGCCCGCACCCGCTGATCTCAGGGCCTGGACCGGACCGGGATCGGCGTCCTCCAGCGCCTCCGCCCACAGCTTGCCCATCACACCGATGTTGTGGAGAAGCAACGCCAGTACGCCGGGGAAGGGCCCGAGTCCAACGGCGGTGACGAAGATCAGGGCGAAGACCACATCGGGTACGGCACGCAGGAACGACAACAGGGAGCGCGCCGCCTGGTAGACAGCCGCCGAGGGTGCGGTGCCGCGTGCCGCGAGCAGGGCCAGGAGGAGCGAGAACGGCACGGACAGGGTCGTGCCGAGCAGCCCGATCCACAGAGTGACCAGAGCGCCGTTGAGACTGGGTTCCAGGACGCCCCAGCTCAGATCGGGCGGGATCGCGTCGCCCAGGAAGTCCGCGATGCCGCCCCAGCCTTCGGCCAGCGCGCCGAAGGACATGTCGGTGGTGTTCCACGCGACGACATGAGCGGTGATCAGCACGGCGGTGACGGCGGCGCCGATCGCCGCGGCCCGCGGCCGGGCCGGCTTCGCCGGGACGGGCAGCCCTCGTGGCTCGCTGAGATCGATCATGACACGGCCTCCACAACGGCGGACTGGTACAGGGCGTCGACGTTCTGGCCGGGTGTCCCGTCCAGGATCACCCTGCCGTCTCGCAGACCGACCACGCGGTCGGCGTGGCGCGCGGCGAGCGAGGGCTGGTGCAGGACGGCGAGGACGGCCAGGCCCGCGTCATGGGCGAGTTCGGCCAGCAGCGCGAGTACCTGCTCGGACGCGGCCGGGTCCAGTGCGGACACCGGTTCGTCGGCCAGCAGGACGCGGGGGCGCTGGCACAGGGCACGGGCCAGGGCGACGCGCTGCTGCTGGCCACCGGAGAGGCGGCCCGCGCGTTCGTGCGCACGGTCGGCGAGACCCACCCGGTCCAGGCAGGCCATCGCCTCCTCCCGCAGCGCGCGCGGGAACAGGGCGGGAACCAGCGAGTGCCGCAGCCGAAGCCGGCCGAGGGCGCCGGCACACACGTTCTCCAGGACGCTGCGCCGGCGCACGAGGTGGATGTGCTGGAAGACCACGGCGATGTCCAGCGCTCCGCACGTCCTGCCGTCGATGTGTACGCTGCCCGCAGCCATCGGCTCCAGCCCGGCGGCCGCTCGCAGCAGCGTCGACTTGCCGGAGCCGTTGGCCCCGAGCACGGCGAGCAGTTCACCGCGGGCGACGTCCACGTCCACCCCGTGCAGCACCTGCCGGTCGCCGTACCGCACGGTGATCCCGGACAGTGCGAGCATCAGACGTCCTTCTCGGTCAGGTGGAGGGTGGCGGCCAGGTCGAACAGCGGCTGATACGTGGACTTGTCGACGGCGATCAGTGGCGCCGGCGGGTCGACGTCGAGGAGGGCGCCGATCTTGCCGACCTTGTCCGGCGGCAGCTTCAGCAGGGCGTCGGTGACGGCCTTCTTGAACTCGGCGTCCAGGTCGCCGCGGACGGTGATCGGGTCGTTCGGGATCGGGTCGGAGCCCCATACCTTGCGGAACTCGGACGCGTCGAAGGTGCCCGAGGCGGTGGCGCTCGCCAACTGCTGGGAGTTGATCTCGGCGGCGTCGACCGTGCCCTTGGAGAGGGCGAGCAACGCCTCCGGGTGACCTCCCGCGTAGTTGACCTTGACGTCGTCCTTCTTCAGGCCGGCGTCGAGCATCGCCTTGCGCGGCAGGGCGTCACCCGATGTCGATCCGACGGATGCCAGCGCGAGGGAGTGCCCCTTGAGGCCGCCCACCGATGTGATGCCGGAGTCCTTCGGCACCCAGATGCCGGCGGTGTAGCTGGACACCTGGCCCTTGCCGTCGCCGAACGAGGCGATGGCCTCGGCATCTGCCCGTCCACTGGCGAAGACGTAGCCGAGGGGGCCGAACATGGCGATGTCGAGCTTGCCGTTCTCCATGGCGAGGACCTCGGCGGAGTAGTCCTCGGTGATGGTCAGCTCCACCTCGCAGTCCAGGCTCTCACCGAGGGCGTCGGCGAGGACCTCGGCGGCCGGAGTGAGCTTGGCGGGGTCCTCGAAGGGCTCCACACCGAAGCGGATCTTGCCGCCTGGGCAGGTGACGGACTCGGCCGCGTCAGAACTGCCGCCGCATGCGGTCAGGGACAGCGCGGCGACGACGGCGAGCGAGGTGGCAAGGGTAAATGCGCGGACGGGCACGGTGAACTCCGGGTTCGAGGGCAGCAAGGGGGAAGGACGCCATATGTACGGGGTGGGGGGAGTCGCTCGCCGGGGCGGCTGTGGCCAACGTGTCAGGCACAGCCACCCCGGTCAACACTTGTATCGACAGGTTGCCAACTGTTCATCTGTGAGTCGGCAGTGGGTTGTCCGGCCTACCGGAGAGCGCGGGGAGACCGGGGACGGGGGTCAGTGGTGGCTGCGTCCGCGACCGTCGTCGGCGTGCTTCCCGCCCCCGCCGTGGTGGGGACGGGCAGGACGCCTCGGGTAGGAGGTGTGGCCGAGCTCGGCCGCGGTACGGGTCACTTCGAAGAGACGCTCGCCTTCGCGGTTGATCCAGGTCGCCGTGAGGGTCGGCATGTCGAGCGTCGTGTCGGCGACCAGCTTGAGGAAGACATGCGGTTCGACAGCGCTGTGCACCAGGTAGGGGCTGGGCACGTTGAGGCTGGGGATGGTGCTGTCATGCAGGGGGCTGACGATGAACTGCCACAGGTCGTAGCCGACACGGGGGCCGTAGCTCAGGGCACGGGAGACGTGGATGTCCCCGCCGACCAGGAAGCAGCCCGGGATCTCCTCCGCGGCGATGAAGTCGTAGATCGCGTCCCGCTCGTAGGAGTAGGTGGCCCAGTCGTCCTTCTCCGCGTTCTGCTTGTCGTCCCAGATCATGCCGGTGGCGATGGCCTTGAAGGGCGCCGTGCTCCTGCGCAGCTGCTTGCGGAACCAGTCCCACTGCACCGTCCCCAGGCAGGTCACCTGGCTGCTGTCGGCCCAGCTCGGTGCGGTACGGCTGAACCAGCGCGGGTCCAGCAGGAAGACCTCGACGGGGCCCCGGCGGAAAGATGTATAGACACCCTCTCCGTCCGTCCGCTGCCGCAGGATCTTCCCGTCCGCCGTCTGCCCGAAGGTGGGGTTGGCACGGTAGTTGACGAAGGCGGTGCGGTTCTGGCGTTTGCTCTTGTAGTCGCCGTGGAAGTCGTTGCCGCCGAAGTCGTGGTCGTCCCAGGTGGCCCAGACCGGCATGGACGAGACCAGCCGGGAGATCTCCGGCTGAACCAGGAACGTACGGTGTTTCCGGCGCGCCACTTCGAGGTCCGAGCTGTCGACGTACGGAGTGTCGCCGAGCATGACGAAGCTGTCGCAGCCCTCGTCCATGATCGCCGTCCATACGTGGTCGGGGACCGACGGGCCGCACGAACCCATCCCCATGGTGACCACGGACGGCCTGTCCGGGTCGGGCGAGGTGGTGAACGATCCCGTCATCGGAGCGAAGCCGGCCGCCTCCTTCACCGGAGTGAGAGCGAACTCGTACGCCGTGTCGGGTGCCAGACCCCGCAGTTGGGCGATCAGTGTGTTGTCGTTGCCGGGGTCGACAGCGGTGGTGACGGTGCGCCAGTTCCGGTGCCCCTTGCGGCCCAGCTCCCGGTAGGCGCAGTTCCAGCGGGAGTAGAGCGAGGGGTCGAGGCCGGGGCGGGCCCAGATCCGGGCGTTACCGGGTTCGGTGTGGCCGACCATCGGTCCGACCGGCTGCTCGGGCGGCATCGGTGTCGGCACCACGGCGGGTGCCGTGCCGCTGCGCACAGAGGCGACGTAACCCGCCAGCGCGGTGAAGAACGCCTCGCTGTCCGCCACCGCCTGGGCCGGCTGCACCACCGCCCCAGCACTGTTGCGGATCTTGTCCACGGTCAGGCTGGTGACGAGGAACCGACCGGCCCCGAACTGGCCCTCCAGCAGCGCGGGAGGGAACCCGGAGGCGGAGCAGGCCATCAGCACCCGCATCGAACTCCACCGCTGAACCGTCTCGTAGCTCACCCGGGGACTGGCGTTCCGGCCGGTGAAGAGTCTGCCGTTGCTGACACGAAGTCCCTTCACGAGCGGGTGGCCCACGTCGACCGGGTGGATGGTGTCGAAGTCCGCGTCGCTGCGCACGGCGGACACGCCACTGGGCAGATAGGCAACCGCGGCGCCGTACTGGTCGGACTGCGCCAGGTCCAGCACGACCCGGCGGTCGGCGACGAACCGGCGCAGGGAGTCGGCCTGGTCGGCGACGTAGTCGAGGTAGCCATCGCTGTTGTTCGTGAAGGTACCGAAGGCGATCAGGTCGACCTGCCGCGGCTGTTCGTCGGCCGGCAGCGTCAGGTCGAGCGGCACGACCTCGAAGCCTGCCTTCCGCAGCAGTTCGGCCAGCCCCAGGGCCTTCGTCCAGGAGTCCTCGTACTCCAGGACGGCGGCGCGCAGCGGGGCGGGATCGTCCGCGGCACGCGGCGTGCCACCGGCGGCGAACGCCGGAGTGGCGGCACCGGCCGTGAGAGCGGCGGCGACACCGCCCGTCAGTATCTTCCGTCTGTCCAGACCGTTGTCCGGCATCTCTGTCTCCTTCGGAACGTGGTCTCCGTATCCGCCTCAGGCGGATACGGAGACCGGGGGGTGGGCGCCCGTCTCGGGGCCTGTGCCGCAGACGCTGGCAGAGCGAGCGACAGGCGACAATAGCTTGTATCGACAAGTCATTCGGAGTTCACGCAGACCGTCGACGCGCTGCGCGATGTTCACCCGCGCCGGCATCATGTGCTCCTGCCCGGGGTCCGCAGGGCCCGGGCAGGTTCAGCCCAGTCCCGGCAGAACGGCCTGGCGTGGGGCATCCGCTCCCTGGGCAGCCCGTACGGCCGTGCCGAGATCTCTCAGGGAATGGGCCCCTTCCACCAGTTCGGCGAAGGGGTGGGCGGCGTGGCGGGCGGCAAGGAACGCGACGGCCGTATGGAGGTCGGCGGGCCGGTAGTTGTGCACCCCGGTGACGGTGCGCAGGCCCCGCACCAGCCACTCGGGGTCGACGGGGACGGCGTCCGACGGGGAGACCGAGCCGGCCAGCACGGCGGTCCCTCCGATGTCGAGGGCGGACAGGCACGCCCGGACCGCTTCCGTGCGGCCCGACAGTTCCAGGGTGATGTCGGCCGGGCCCGACGGTTCACTCACGTCCAGCACTCGGGCGGCCCCGAACTGTCCGGCGCGCGCCCGCCGGGCCGGTGACGGATCGACGGCGGTCACGCGGGCGCCCTTCAGGGCCGCCATCGCCACCGCTGTCAGGCCGAGCATGCCCGCGCCGGTGACCAGCACCTCGCGCCCCTCCAGGGGGCCGGCGGCCGCGATGGCGGCGGCCACGGTGGCGGTCGCGCAGGACGCCGGGGCGGCGACCGCGTCCGGCAACCCTTCGGGCACCGCGACGATGGCAGTCCCCGGCAGCAGTACGCAGTGAGTGGCGAACCCGCCCGTCAGGGGAGCCTGTTCGTCCAGCGACTCGTGCCCGTACTTGCGCAGGTCACGACACTTCTGCGGATGGTCGCGCAGACAGCGCGGGCAGGTCCCGCAGGAGGCGGTGACCGACCACACCACCCGCATCCCCGGCACCACCGCAGTGCCGTCCACACACGACGGCGCCCCCGGCCCCACTGCCAGCACGGTGCCCACCTGTTCGTGCCCCAGCAGGGCCGGAACCGGGGACGGCCGCTTGCCGTTCACGGTGTGCAGGTCGCTGCCGCACACCGTGGCCAGGTCGATGCGCACCAGCACCTCGCCCTCGTCCGGCGACCCGGGGGTGGTGGTGGTCACCAGCGTGAACGGCCGGCCGACCCCGTCCCAGCGGGCGTAGCGGACGGCGAGAAGTCCGTCGGAGATGGTCCCAGGCATCGCGTCACCCAATCGTCACGATCACTTGTCAGTGAATAGACCACCTGTATAGACATCTTTTCGAAGCCGGGGCAAAACTCTGGATGAACAGTGGATGCAGAGGCTGTTCGCCGGCCGGCTCCCGCCTGGTCGTACCCAAGGTCCGGGGCCGGCCCCACGGCCGGTCGAACCACGCGTGACAGACGGGCAGTCCAGTGCGAATCACCCGGAATTTCCCGAGGCGACAGAGGCGGGGAGGACCCGTACGGCAGGCCGGCCCGGGACCGAAGGAACGGGGGCGAGACCTGTAGGGTCAAGTTCATGGCCACCCCTCTGCACCGGACCATCGCAGCCGAACTCCGTCATCGGATTCGTTCCGGGAACCTCGCGGTCGGCGGGTCGCTGCCGTCCGAGTCCCAGCTCTGCGAAGAGTTCTCGGCGTCGCGGGGGCCTGTCCGGCAGGCCCTCGCGACCTTGCGTGACGAGGGGGTCATCGGTGGCGGGCAGGGCAAGCGGGCGGTGGTGCTGGACGATGTGCCCACCCAGCCGTTCGAGTCGTTCCTGTCCTTCACCCGCCGTGCGGAACTGACCGGCTACTCCCCCGGTCAGAAGCTGCAGGAGATCGCCCTGCGCCGCCCCGAACCGGAGATCGCCGCGGCTCTGCAGATCAATCCGGACGACCTCGCGGTCCAGCTCGTCAGACTGCGCCTGCTCGATGGGCGCCCCGCGATGCTGGAACGCATGACGTACGTCGAGTCTGTGGGCCGCCCATTGATCTCCGCGGACCTGGACGCCGGTTCCATCTACGCCCTGCTCACCGAGCAGGGCGTGGATCTGCACTCGGCCCGGCACACGTTCGACGCCGTACCCGCCAACACGCTGGACGCGAAGCTGCTGGATGTCTCCGAGGGCTTCCCGCTGCTGAGGGAGCGACGCCTGACGACGGATTCCCTGGGCACTCCTGTCGAATGGTCCGAGGACCGCTACCGTTCGGACACCGCCACGGTGACGGTCACCAATACCCGCAGTTCCCGCACCGCCATGCTCTGAGCCTGTCCCGTCGTCCAAGCATGGGTCCAAGCCTGCCCTTCGTACGATCAGCGGCCCCGGGGGTTCTGGGCATGGCTGTGAGCCGGTCACCGTTCACGGCTCAGCCGGATCGCGACGGGAGCTTCGCCGGTGCGTGCCCGACCCTCCGGATCGCCCGGCACCTCCGCATGGCCGTCGCGCCCCACGGCCGGTCCGGGCGGTGGCAGACGCTGGTGCCGGTGAACCGGCCGTCCACGCCGACCCGCTACGGGCAGCTCAGCAAGGCGCAGAAGTACGCCCCGGGAACGCCCCTCTGCGTTGCCCCGGATCTCCGGAATGCCCGTCGCAGGA includes:
- a CDS encoding GntR family transcriptional regulator, which codes for MATPLHRTIAAELRHRIRSGNLAVGGSLPSESQLCEEFSASRGPVRQALATLRDEGVIGGGQGKRAVVLDDVPTQPFESFLSFTRRAELTGYSPGQKLQEIALRRPEPEIAAALQINPDDLAVQLVRLRLLDGRPAMLERMTYVESVGRPLISADLDAGSIYALLTEQGVDLHSARHTFDAVPANTLDAKLLDVSEGFPLLRERRLTTDSLGTPVEWSEDRYRSDTATVTVTNTRSSRTAML